From a region of the Eulemur rufifrons isolate Redbay chromosome 7, OSU_ERuf_1, whole genome shotgun sequence genome:
- the CSRNP1 gene encoding cysteine/serine-rich nuclear protein 1 gives MTGLLKRKFDQLDEDDSSFCSSSSSSTCHSRSCSPSSSVSPAWDSDEEGLRDQTPLPDRDFCGPRSFTPLSILKRAPRERPGRVAFDGITVFYFPRCQGFTSVPSRGGCTLGMARRHSARRHFSLAEFTQEQARARREKLRQRLKEEKLEMLRWKLSAAGVAKAEAGPPLEVDAIDDASVEEDLAVAVASGRLEEVNFLQPYPARRRRALLRAAGIRRIDREEKRELQALRQSREDCGCHCDRVCDPETCSCSLAGIKCQMDHTAFPCGCCKEGCENPKGRVEFNQARVQTHFIHTLTRLQLEQGAENLGELESPTQGNPPSPGEQALVPTFPLAKPPVNSELGDNSCSSDMTDSSTASSSASGTSEAPDCPTHPGLPGPGFQPGMDDDSLARILSFSDSDLGGEEEEKEEGGMGNLDNFSCFHPADIFGTGDPGGLASWTHSYSGSSLTSGILDENANLDASCFLNGSLEGSREGSLPGTSVPLSVDAGQSSSVDLSLSSCDSFELLQALPDYSLGPHYTSQKVSDSLDNLESPHFPLPGLSPPGDVSTCFLETLMGLSEPAAEALAPFIDSQFEDPAPASLMEPMLV, from the exons ATGACTGGGCTGCTGAAGAGGAAATTTGACCAGCTGGATGAGGACGACTCCTCGttctgctcttcctcttcctcctccacctgccATTCTCGCTCCTGCTCCCCGAGCTCTTCCGTCTCCCCTGCCTGGGACTCGGACGAGGAGGGCCTCAGGGATCAGACCCCGCTGCCTGACCGCGACTTCTGTGGCCCCCGTAGTTTCACCC CCCTGTCCATCTTGAAGCGGGCTCCCCGGGAGCGCCCAGGCCGAGTAGCCTTTGATGGCATCACCGTCTTCTACTTCCCCCGGTGCCAGGGCTTCACCAGTGTGCCCAGCCGTGGTGGCTGCACTCTGGGCATGGCCCGTCGCCACAGTGCTCGTCGCCACTTCTCCTTGGCCGAGTTTACGCAGGAGCAAGCCCGGGCACGGCGGGAGAAGCTCCGCCAGCGCTTGAAGGAGGAGAAGCTGGAGATGCTACGATGGAAG CTTTCGGCCGCCGGGGTAGCCAAGGCGGAGGCAGGCCCACCTCTTGAGGTGGATGCCATTGATGACGCCTCTGTGGAAGAGGACTTGGCAGTGGCCGTGGCAAGTGGCCGGTTGGAGGAAGTCAACTTCCTACAGCCCTACCCAGCCCGGCGACGACGGGCTCTACTGCGGGCTGCGGGCATTCGAAGGATCGATCGGGAGGAGAAGCGGGAGCTGCAGGCACTGCGCCAATCCCGGGAGGACTGTGGCTGTCACTGCGATAGGGTCTGTGACCCTGAGACCTGCAGCTGCAGCCTGGCGGGCATCAAGTGCCAG ATGGACCACACAGCATTCCCCTGTGGCTGCTGCAAGGAGGGCTGTGAGAATCCCAAGGGCCGTGTGGAATTTAATCAGGCACGAGTTCAGACCCATTTCATCCATACACTCACCCGCCTGCAGCTGGAGCAGGGGGCCGAGAACCTTGGGGAGCTGGAGAGCCCCACCCAGGGCAACCCACCAAGCCCTGGGGAGCAGGCCTTGGTCCCCACTTTCCCACTGGCCAAGCCCCCTGTGAACAGTGAGCTGGGAGACAACAGCTGCAGCAGCGACATGACCGATTCCTCCACAGCATCTTCCTCAGCATCGGGCACTAGCGAGGCCCCCGACTGCCCCACTCACCCAGGCCTGCCTGGTCCTGGTTTCCAGCCTGGTATGGACGATGACAGCCTGGCGCGGATCCTGAGTTTCAGTGACTCTGACCTcggtggggaagaggaggagaaggaggaagggggtaTGGGGAACCTGGACAACTTCAGCTGCTTCCACCCAGCTGACATCTTTGGTACTGGTGACCCTGGTGGCCTGGCCAGCTGGACCCACAGCTATTCTGGCTCTAGCCTCACGTCAGGGATCCTGGATGAAAACGCCAACCTGGATGCCAGCTGCTTCCTAAACGGTAGCCTTGAAGGGTCGAGAGAAGGCAGCCTTCCTGGCACCTCAGTGCCGCTCAGTGTGGATGCTGGCCAGAGCAGCTCAGTGGATCTCAGCTTGTCTTCCTGTGACTCCTTTGAGTTGCTCCAGGCTCTGCCAGATTATAGTCTGGGGCCTCACTACACCTCCCAGAAGGTGTCTGACAGCCTGGACAACCTCGAGTCACCCCACTTCCCTTTGCCCGGCCTCTCTCCCCCTGGGGACGTCAGCACTTGCTTCCTGGAGACCCTCATGGGCTTGTCCGAGCCAGCTGCTGAAGCCCTGGCTCCCTTTATCGACAGCCAGTTTGAGGACCCTGCCCCAGCATCTCTCATGGAGCCTATGCTGGTCTGA